The Linepithema humile isolate Giens D197 chromosome 2, Lhum_UNIL_v1.0, whole genome shotgun sequence genome has a segment encoding these proteins:
- the LOC136997890 gene encoding uncharacterized protein F54H12.2-like, with translation MSFLHTHSNECLKSELDLFSLPSTQTSIERSQWIYYKPVTSLADDAPIEFVIPGHGEDYLDLTHTMLSLRVRVESSPLAGGGTAAGTPEFKVGPVNHLLHSMFNQIDIYFNQKLVSPPNNAYAYRAYIEALLNYSSPAKNSHLTSCLWDADTPGLMDALLESQATNQALVRRSRYIRDGQALDLIGHLHCDVFNQDKFLINGVEVRMRLVRSKDSFCLMESNSVSKIRLLDASLLVKRAKISPGVLLSHARMLSKTTVKYPLTKVEVKTFTIHAGLVGESIDNVILGQLPKRVIVGFVDNRAFNGDRKLNPFNFKNYGINFFSLYADGMQIPSRPLQPNFSKDEKLYVEAYHTLFSGTGIHFLNEGNSISREDYAQGYTLFAFDLTPDLSAHCAGHWNLAKHGSLRLEVKFDKALTTTVNCIVYAEFDNILEIDSSRQVIVDFGG, from the coding sequence ATGTCCTTTCTTCATACACATTCAAACGAGTGCTTAAAGAGTGAActcgatctcttttctttaccgTCTACACAAACCAGCATCGAGAGATCGCAatggatttattacaaacccGTAACGTCGCTCGCGGACGACGCGCCTATAGAATTCGTCATACCCGGCCATGGGGAAGATTATCTAGATCTCACACACACCATGTTGAGTCTTCGCGTACGCGTAGAATCTTCCCCCCTAGCAGGAGGCGGTACCGCCGCTGGCACCCCCGAGTTCAAAGTAGGCCCTGTAAATCATTTACTGCATTCCATGTTCAACCAAAtcgacatatatttcaatcaaaaactcGTGTCACCCCCAAACAACGCTTACGCGTATCGGGCTTACATCGaggcgttattaaattattcttcaccCGCAAAAAACTCCCATCTGACCTCCTGCTTGTGGGACGCGGATACCCCGGGCTTAATGGACGCTCTCCTAGAGTCGCAAGCCACGAATCAGGCACTCGTGAGACGCTCGCGTTACATTCGAGACGGACAGGCGTTAGATCTCATAGGGCATCTTCACTGCGACGTTTTCAATCAGGATAAATTCCTAATCAACGGGGTGGAAGTTAGAATGAGGCTCGTTCGCTCGAAAGATTCGTTTTGCCTCATGGAATCTAATTCGGTGTCAAAAATACGTCTTCTAGACGCTAGTCTGCTCGTTAAAAGAGCAAAGATAAGCCCCGGTGTGTTACTCTCGCACGCGAGAATGTTGAGTAAAACCACCGTCAAATATCCTCTCACAAAAGTCGAggttaaaacatttacgattCACGCCGGACTCGTAGGAGAATCGatagataatgtaatactCGGACAACTGCCGAAACGTGTAATAGTCGGCTTTGTCGATAACAGAGCGTTTAATGGCGATAGAAAATTGAAtccgtttaatttcaaaaactacggtataaatttcttttctctgtatGCCGATGGTATGCAAATTCCCAGTAGGCCGTTACAACCGAACTTCTCGAAAGACGAAAAGCTTTACGTCGAAGCCTACCACACGCTCTTCTCGGGAACCGGCATTCACTTCTTGAACGAGGGAAATTCTATAAGTAGAGAGGATTATGCCCAGGGCTACACTCTTTTCGCTTTTGATCTTACCCCCGACTTGTCCGCTCATTGCGCCGGACATTGGAATCTCGCGAAACATGGTAGTTTGCGATTAGAAGTGAAATTTGATAAGGCGCTTACCACGACCGTTAATTGTATCGTTTATGCTGAGTTCGACAATATTCTAGAAATAGACTCCTCTCGACAAGTTATCGTCGATTTTGGCGGTTAG
- the LOC105667922 gene encoding putative nuclease HARBI1, producing the protein MYDKNEFIARFRLCKETVLRIVDLIRDRIQTRTMRNNAITPLHQLLLTLRFYATGTFQISIADFAGIHKSTACRIIKKVTIALASECHRYIRFPENTERIRQQFYNIAKFPRVIGAIDCTHVKIQSPGGEEAEVFRNRKGFFSINVQAVCNSELQFQDIVSRWPGSTHDATIFNASRLHARFVEGEIQDGILLGDNGYPCTKFLMTPLLQTHNRAEELYNESQIRTRNVIERAFGVWKRRFPILAIGMRLSIVTIQAIIIATAVLHNIARQMHDPDPPVNLDIEQLIETLENDENEIAALNNVRGDTARRVLIDTYFRRLQ; encoded by the exons atgtatgataaaaatgaattcaTTGCACGCTTTAGATTGTGTAAAGAAACAGTTCTCAGAATAGTTGATCTTATTCGTGATAGAATACAAACAAGAACAATGAg GAATAATGCTATAACACCATTGCATCAGTTATTATTGACCTTGCGTTTCTATGCAACTGGAACTTTTCAGATTAGTATAGCTGATTTTGCAGGAATTCATAAATCTACTGCGtgtagaattataaaaaaagtaacaatagCTCTGGCTTCTGAATGTCATCGTTACATACGTTTTCCAGAAAACACAGAAAGAATACGTCaacagttttataatattgctaAATTTCCACGTGTCATTGGTGCAATAGATTGCACTCATGTTAAAATTCAGTCACCAG GCGGAGAAGAAGCAGAAGTTTTCCGAAATAGAAAAGGTTTCTTTAGCATTAATGTGCAAGCCGTATGTAACAGTGAACTACAATTTCAAGACATTGTGTCACGATGGCCTGGTTCAACTCATGAtgctacaatttttaatgctagTCGTTTACATGCCAGATTTGTTGAGGGTGAAATACAAGATGGAATCTTACTAGGAGATAATGGATATCCTTgcactaaatttttaatgactcCTTTATTGCAAACACATAATCGTGCTGAAGAATTGTATAATGAGTCACAAATACGCACTCGAAATGTTATTGAACGTGCCTTTGGTGTATGGAAACGTAGATTTCCTATATTAGCAATAGGCATGAGATTGTCCATAGTCACTATTCAAGCTATTATAATTGCAACAGCAGTATTGCATAACATTGCTCGTCAAATGCACGATCCCGATCCACCAGTTAATTTAGATATAGAacaattaattgaaacattagaaaatgatgaaaatgaaATAGCGGCATTAAATAATGTTCGAGGTGATACTGCAAGACGAGTATTAATTGACACATATTTCAGAAG aTTACAATAA
- the LOC136998184 gene encoding uncharacterized protein PF3D7_1120000-like → MSKRKTSLAETVVIKDNINDESQTQDTDDQFEWIYETLNVDEVNDEDKTENAAYFSDVEDDTKYTNKKRLPLEDVFNTHSSAHVKKIKTYDIDDNNIKSVLDLKNVKKYVSRTTSNSTEKCTKSAKTGVDILRKKVSKELKTENGNASKSIIKTDIINLANAKEELVQLQKTALETDIQIKERNNNTQEEILQIELEISKEKLKFVKLEIQLKELEVEIKKQQLTRLL, encoded by the exons ATGTCAAAACGCAAAACCTCTTTAGCAGAAACAGTTGTTATAAAAGACAATATAAATGATGAATCTCAAACTCAAGATACTGATGATCAATTTGAATGGATATATGAAACACTTAACGTAGATGAAGTTAATGATGAAGATAAA ACAGAAAACGCAGCCTATTTCAGTGATGTAGAAgatgatacaaaatatacaaataaaaagcgATTACCTTTAGAAGACGTTTTTAATACACATTCAAGCgcacatgtaaaaaaaataaaaacatacgatattgatgataataat ataaaaagcgtacttgatttaaaaaatgtgaaaaaatacgtTTCGAGAACAACCTCCAATTCAACAGAAAAGTGTACAAAATCAGCCAAAACCGGCGTTGATATtctgagaaaaaaagttaGCAAGGAACTTAAGACTGAAAATGGGAATGCatcaaaatcaattataaaaactgaTATTATCAATTTAGCAAACGCAAAAGAAGAATTAGTGCAATTGCAAAAAACAGCTTTAGAGAcagatatacaaattaaagaaagaaataacaatACGCAAGAAGAGATTTTACAAATAGAATTGGAaataagtaaagaaaaattaaaatttgtaaaattagagATACAACTTAAAGAACTAGAAGTGGAGATTAAAAAACAACAACTTACAAGGCTGCTATAA